One Methanoculleus sp. 7T genomic window carries:
- a CDS encoding response regulator yields the protein MGNKIMVVDDDLPTLEVMELLLRKINREPILVHNGWDALRMLRKEKPALIILDVMMSPIDGWQFLEELKRNDEYKEIPVLLFTAKHVWPEEYSRYADDIVGVLEKPISLAELKTALERVLPRDTSSPANDDPHCKPQIRTG from the coding sequence GTGGGAAACAAGATCATGGTCGTCGATGATGATCTGCCGACGCTAGAAGTAATGGAACTGCTGCTCCGAAAAATCAACCGCGAACCGATCCTGGTTCACAACGGGTGGGACGCCCTGCGGATGCTCAGGAAAGAGAAGCCCGCCCTCATCATCCTCGACGTGATGATGTCTCCCATCGACGGGTGGCAGTTCTTAGAGGAACTGAAGCGGAACGATGAGTATAAGGAGATCCCGGTCCTGCTCTTCACCGCAAAACATGTCTGGCCCGAGGAGTATTCGCGGTATGCCGACGATATCGTCGGTGTCCTGGAAAAACCCATCTCGCTTGCGGAACTCAAGACCGCACTTGAGCGGGTCCTTCCTCGGGATACCTCTTCTCCCGCAAACGACGACCCTCACTGTAAACCCCAGATCCGAACCGGGTAA
- a CDS encoding Hsp20/alpha crystallin family protein, producing MTGREGDPFGPARRRPDETADDLESWFNEIVRDAETGRLPAISRGSSRDFPGLSADFRVDILDHGDEVIVVAELPGAEEETITIRLLNPQTLRITARQTEPVGEGYYIRERGNGTLSRLIRLPASVTEGGAKTSFKNGVLEVRLKKMKPGPEPGGKEIPIE from the coding sequence ATGACAGGAAGAGAAGGCGACCCTTTCGGCCCCGCACGACGGCGCCCTGATGAGACGGCGGATGATCTGGAGTCTTGGTTCAACGAGATCGTCAGGGACGCGGAGACCGGCAGACTGCCGGCGATCTCCCGTGGGAGCAGCCGCGATTTCCCCGGCCTCTCCGCGGACTTCCGGGTCGATATCCTCGACCACGGCGACGAGGTGATCGTGGTTGCGGAATTGCCCGGTGCAGAGGAAGAGACGATCACTATCCGGCTGCTCAACCCGCAGACCCTGCGGATAACGGCAAGGCAGACCGAACCGGTCGGCGAGGGCTACTACATCCGCGAGCGCGGCAACGGCACCCTGAGCCGGCTGATACGCCTCCCCGCGAGCGTGACCGAGGGGGGCGCCAAGACCAGTTTCAAGAACGGCGTCCTTGAAGTGCGTTTGAAGAAGATGAAACCCGGGCCCGAGCCCGGGGGAAAGGAGATACCCATCGAGTGA
- a CDS encoding antibiotic biosynthesis monooxygenase family protein, with product MSTWKFKPGQRDAALEVISKKGDEAGKIKGFRGHLYLVPSDDPDAGVFIALWEDEESLQASFEGIFREISGDIEQYAASPPEVKKLHVHSAEIAEIVPELAKPV from the coding sequence ATGTCTACCTGGAAATTCAAGCCGGGCCAGCGCGACGCCGCGCTTGAAGTCATCTCGAAGAAAGGCGACGAGGCTGGGAAAATAAAGGGGTTCCGCGGGCACCTCTACCTGGTGCCGTCGGACGATCCGGATGCCGGCGTGTTTATCGCCCTCTGGGAGGACGAGGAATCGTTACAGGCATCTTTCGAAGGCATCTTCAGGGAGATCTCCGGAGACATAGAGCAGTACGCGGCATCGCCGCCCGAGGTGAAGAAACTGCACGTACACTCGGCCGAGATCGCCGAGATCGTTCCTGAACTTGCGAAGCCGGTGTAA
- the metG gene encoding methionine--tRNA ligase has translation MSGKPLLVTCGLPYTNGPCHIGHLRTYVPADFYVRYMRRSGEEVVFICGSDNHGTPIVISAEREGSTPRELSERYHQHFFETFRRMDVVFDRFGMTDDAMNRETTRSVVQRLIDNGYIYAKTISQSYCPECERFLPDRYVEGICPYCGAVARGDECDQGCGQHLEPGEIKDAVCKICGGKAENREQEHYFFKLSAFRDFLLEYLPTLKGTATARNYALGWVKELLHDWCITRTMDWGVPFPGSDDLVVYVWVDAPIGYISFTKEWAEASGADWKDYWCGDDTRVTHFIGGDIVYHHCIFWPALLKGAGYGLPHAVVASGMVTIEGKKFSKSRGYVVWTNDDYLDQGLPADYLRYYLLSYTNHTKELDFSWQVYADRVNNEIVGTLGNFIYRTMYFAEKEFSGVPDLPVGQAIVEEIERTLAAVDAGIRDYDFKNAVDSMMALASFGNAYIQKNAPWKLIKEDRAAAEQVIADCLQIVKALALIFQPVMPESMQRAWAMLGYEDDIAAHPIAEATAPVGARALAKPSPLFAKIEKEQVKDLEATLNMRVEEAEKAARKAAEKESTVSIEEFANLDIRIAKVVSAEPIKGSKKLYKLIVDLGDEKRQVVSGIAQFYTPDELVGKDVALIANLAPAKIFGVESKGMVLAAGDEASLLVPVRPVEPGTKVR, from the coding sequence ATGAGTGGTAAGCCGTTGCTGGTAACGTGCGGGCTCCCGTACACGAACGGTCCCTGCCATATCGGGCACCTGCGGACCTACGTGCCGGCGGACTTTTATGTGCGGTATATGCGCCGGTCCGGAGAGGAGGTCGTCTTCATATGCGGTTCCGACAACCACGGAACCCCGATTGTGATCAGCGCCGAGCGGGAGGGCTCGACCCCCCGGGAACTCTCGGAGCGCTATCATCAGCACTTCTTCGAGACGTTCCGGCGTATGGACGTCGTCTTCGACCGGTTCGGCATGACCGACGACGCCATGAACCGCGAGACCACCCGCTCGGTCGTGCAGCGGTTGATCGATAACGGCTACATCTACGCGAAAACCATCAGCCAGAGTTACTGCCCCGAGTGCGAGCGGTTCCTCCCTGACCGCTACGTCGAGGGGATCTGCCCCTACTGCGGGGCGGTCGCCCGGGGCGACGAGTGCGACCAGGGGTGCGGGCAGCACCTTGAGCCCGGCGAGATCAAGGACGCGGTCTGCAAGATCTGCGGCGGGAAGGCGGAGAACCGGGAGCAGGAGCACTACTTCTTCAAGCTCTCGGCGTTCAGGGACTTCCTCCTTGAGTACCTCCCCACGCTCAAGGGCACCGCAACCGCCCGGAACTACGCTCTCGGGTGGGTGAAGGAACTCCTGCACGACTGGTGTATCACCCGGACGATGGACTGGGGCGTCCCGTTCCCGGGGAGCGACGACCTCGTCGTCTACGTCTGGGTCGATGCGCCCATCGGCTACATATCGTTCACGAAGGAGTGGGCGGAGGCTTCGGGGGCCGACTGGAAGGACTACTGGTGCGGCGACGATACACGGGTCACCCACTTCATCGGCGGGGACATCGTCTACCACCACTGCATCTTCTGGCCGGCTCTCCTCAAGGGGGCGGGCTACGGGCTTCCGCATGCGGTGGTCGCAAGCGGGATGGTCACGATCGAGGGGAAGAAGTTCTCGAAGTCCCGGGGCTACGTCGTCTGGACAAACGACGATTACCTGGACCAGGGACTCCCGGCGGACTACCTCCGCTACTACCTCCTCTCCTACACCAACCACACGAAGGAACTCGACTTCTCCTGGCAGGTCTACGCCGACCGGGTGAACAACGAGATCGTCGGGACGCTCGGGAACTTCATCTACCGGACGATGTACTTCGCCGAGAAGGAGTTCTCCGGCGTGCCGGACCTTCCTGTCGGGCAGGCTATCGTCGAGGAGATTGAACGGACGCTTGCCGCGGTCGACGCCGGTATACGGGACTACGACTTCAAGAACGCCGTCGACTCAATGATGGCGCTCGCGTCGTTCGGGAACGCCTACATCCAGAAGAACGCCCCCTGGAAACTGATCAAGGAGGACCGGGCCGCGGCAGAGCAGGTCATCGCCGACTGCCTGCAGATCGTGAAAGCGCTCGCCCTCATCTTCCAGCCGGTGATGCCGGAGTCGATGCAGCGGGCCTGGGCGATGCTCGGCTACGAAGACGATATTGCGGCCCACCCGATCGCCGAGGCCACGGCGCCGGTCGGGGCACGGGCGCTTGCAAAGCCCTCTCCCCTCTTTGCGAAGATCGAGAAGGAGCAGGTCAAGGACCTTGAGGCGACCCTGAATATGCGGGTCGAGGAAGCGGAGAAGGCGGCCCGGAAGGCGGCCGAGAAGGAGAGCACCGTCTCCATCGAGGAGTTCGCGAACCTCGATATCCGGATAGCGAAGGTCGTCTCGGCCGAGCCGATCAAGGGCTCGAAGAAACTCTACAAACTTATCGTCGACCTCGGGGATGAGAAACGCCAGGTGGTCAGCGGGATCGCACAGTTCTACACCCCCGACGAACTGGTGGGGAAGGACGTGGCCCTGATAGCAAACCTCGCTCCGGCGAAGATCTTCGGGGTCGAGAGCAAGGGGATGGTCCTCGCCGCCGGCGACGAGGCCTCGCTTCTTGTACCCGTCCGCCCGGTCGAGCCGGGGACGAAGGTGCGCTGA
- a CDS encoding 2,5-diamino-6-(ribosylamino)-4(3H)-pyrimidinone 5'-phosphate reductase, with translation MRPFVFVNIAMSADGKISTRERRQVRISGSEDFARVDRIKAGSDAVMVGIGTVLADNPSLTVKSPELRAERVAAGKDEHPIRVVVDSAGRTPPDADILHKGAGRRIVAVSRTAPQERVEALREHAAVVVAGDEAVDLRALLAELHRQGVRRLMVEGGGTLIWALFEQGLVDELQTFVGNIVIGGKDAPTPADGTGFLWEADFARLRIIDTERLDDGLLIRWSVERG, from the coding sequence ATGCGCCCGTTTGTCTTCGTTAACATCGCCATGAGTGCTGACGGAAAGATCTCGACGAGAGAGCGGCGACAGGTGAGGATCTCGGGGAGTGAAGACTTCGCGCGGGTCGACCGGATCAAGGCGGGGAGCGATGCCGTCATGGTCGGCATCGGCACCGTGCTCGCCGACAACCCCTCGCTCACCGTAAAATCTCCGGAACTCCGGGCCGAGCGCGTAGCGGCCGGAAAGGACGAGCATCCCATCCGGGTCGTGGTGGACAGTGCGGGAAGGACTCCTCCCGATGCCGATATCCTCCATAAAGGGGCCGGGAGGCGCATCGTCGCCGTCTCGCGCACGGCGCCTCAAGAGAGGGTGGAGGCCCTCAGGGAGCATGCCGCCGTCGTCGTCGCCGGCGACGAGGCGGTCGACCTTCGCGCCCTGCTTGCCGAACTGCACCGGCAGGGTGTCCGGCGCCTGATGGTCGAGGGAGGCGGGACCCTGATCTGGGCGCTCTTTGAGCAGGGGCTCGTCGACGAACTCCAGACGTTCGTCGGCAACATCGTCATCGGCGGGAAGGACGCTCCCACGCCGGCGGACGGCACCGGCTTTCTCTGGGAGGCGGATTTTGCACGGCTGCGCATCATCGATACCGAACGGCTCGACGACGGCCTGCTGATACGGTGGAGCGTGGAGAGAGGGTAG
- a CDS encoding DHH family phosphoesterase codes for MGRSDQKSDTRGTNLMQALSERTATVVHLTHNDLDAVGGDAIHRRKYGEVFTIWSSVGKFLSLLDAVASSPGRGDLLSISDIGYQQGVEQRLAKARSNGWRIEWRDHHRWKDEEVRAVEKRTSLLHIDVAVCATGIVARDLAPGDAAAEEIARVVCDYDLWKHQDPRSKMLGQVVMRKGWREYVRDNLVQGTITDAKIESEYAEIVREMERDIRHSLRHTTIIEDGRYRIAFVPLYGYPSETAHAIRDELGTDIEVVVSRNGRISIRSVPPISHLIAREFGGGGHPHAAGGTFPFSLLDRILFWIIKRNRHYRRLAEAAESIE; via the coding sequence ATGGGCCGGAGCGATCAGAAGTCGGATACCCGAGGCACAAACCTGATGCAGGCGCTCTCCGAGAGGACGGCGACCGTCGTGCACCTCACGCACAACGACCTCGACGCCGTCGGAGGCGACGCCATCCACCGGAGGAAGTACGGGGAGGTCTTCACCATCTGGTCCTCGGTCGGCAAGTTCCTCTCCCTCCTCGACGCCGTGGCCAGCTCTCCGGGGCGGGGCGACCTCCTCAGCATATCCGACATCGGCTACCAGCAGGGCGTCGAGCAGCGGCTTGCTAAGGCCCGGTCGAACGGGTGGCGGATCGAGTGGCGCGACCACCACCGCTGGAAGGACGAGGAGGTCCGCGCCGTCGAGAAGAGGACGAGCCTCCTCCATATCGACGTCGCCGTCTGCGCCACCGGGATCGTCGCACGCGACCTCGCCCCCGGCGATGCGGCGGCGGAAGAGATCGCCCGGGTCGTCTGCGACTACGACCTCTGGAAGCACCAGGACCCCCGGTCAAAGATGCTCGGCCAGGTCGTGATGCGGAAGGGATGGCGGGAGTACGTCCGCGACAACCTCGTCCAAGGCACCATCACCGACGCGAAGATCGAGAGCGAGTATGCCGAGATCGTCCGTGAGATGGAGCGCGATATCAGGCACAGCCTCCGGCATACCACCATCATCGAGGACGGCCGTTACCGGATCGCGTTCGTTCCCCTCTACGGCTACCCAAGCGAGACCGCCCACGCCATCCGGGACGAACTCGGCACCGATATCGAGGTCGTCGTCTCCAGGAACGGCCGTATATCCATCCGCTCCGTCCCCCCGATAAGCCACCTCATCGCCCGGGAGTTCGGCGGCGGCGGCCACCCCCACGCGGCGGGAGGCACGTTCCCGTTCAGCCTCCTCGACCGCATACTCTTCTGGATCATAAAGAGGAACCGCCACTACCGCCGCCTTGCGGAAGCGGCTGAATCTATCGAGTGA
- a CDS encoding sensor histidine kinase: MSLDRRLHIFFRENLFTETDIVKMIVLLSFSAVSLMMTAEALESGAYPFYPLVYCIPILLVAVWFPRQGLCLTGLLAAGFALIHLHYMALGFAVDPILSGLYVATFFWLSGATTLFAQDSRLAVSRYKQLIENAHDAKFLCDQKTLRLLCVSKRCADILGYAPHELIGIPAEKFWADETGKARFIEEMKREGYIGNAEVTFLSRNGDVHAVLLSCRALIPENLYECTVVDIGKLQDEREGLIQSNGRLRHLIRQSNDIFFMQDAAGRILHFSWLSAPDHGISPDDIVGRGMDALLPDDLAAQHMEQVREVIDEEKSVRYNLDVSMADGHHTFSVTVAPMHGGDGGLIGVMGSARDISEMRRQRLACKQMAWEIDQWKEFVTTMSHELRTPLQPLIGYLQLVVDDPGHYGLAGETEKFLATCLECARQEQAVVERMVELSLLAMDHVELTIQDVPLRRLIDSVVADGGYGREAQVENKVPEDAHVWGDPARLSQVVESLVSNAVKYNDPPKKVWIRYTESNKNHYIMVCDNGIGIPPDAVESIFGPFYIGGAEKLNRRGGRIGLGLAIARKYAQLHGGEITVTSMVGEGSTFTIRIPREV; encoded by the coding sequence ATGTCTCTCGATCGACGGCTACACATCTTCTTTCGGGAAAATCTCTTCACAGAGACCGATATCGTCAAGATGATCGTGCTATTATCGTTCTCCGCGGTATCGCTCATGATGACGGCGGAGGCGCTGGAATCGGGTGCGTATCCCTTTTACCCGCTGGTCTATTGCATCCCGATCCTCCTTGTCGCCGTCTGGTTTCCGAGGCAAGGGCTCTGCCTGACCGGACTCTTGGCCGCCGGGTTCGCCCTCATCCACCTCCACTACATGGCCCTCGGTTTTGCCGTAGACCCGATACTCTCGGGGCTTTACGTGGCGACGTTCTTCTGGCTCTCCGGGGCCACGACCCTCTTCGCCCAAGACTCCCGCCTAGCCGTCTCCCGATACAAGCAGCTCATCGAGAACGCCCACGACGCAAAGTTCCTCTGCGACCAAAAGACGCTTCGACTGCTCTGCGTCAGCAAGCGGTGCGCCGATATCCTCGGTTATGCGCCCCACGAACTCATCGGCATTCCGGCGGAGAAGTTCTGGGCTGATGAGACCGGCAAAGCCAGGTTCATCGAAGAGATGAAGCGTGAAGGCTACATCGGAAACGCGGAGGTGACCTTCCTCTCTCGGAACGGCGATGTTCATGCGGTTCTCCTCTCCTGCCGGGCGCTGATCCCCGAGAACCTCTACGAGTGCACGGTTGTGGATATCGGCAAACTCCAGGACGAGCGAGAAGGCCTCATCCAATCGAACGGGCGCCTGCGGCATCTCATCCGCCAGTCTAACGACATCTTCTTCATGCAAGACGCCGCGGGCCGCATTCTTCACTTCTCCTGGCTGTCCGCTCCCGATCACGGCATCTCCCCCGACGATATCGTCGGACGGGGGATGGACGCCCTCCTGCCCGACGACCTGGCCGCGCAACACATGGAGCAGGTCCGGGAAGTGATAGACGAAGAAAAAAGCGTCCGATACAACCTCGATGTGAGCATGGCGGACGGCCATCATACCTTCTCCGTCACGGTCGCCCCGATGCACGGCGGAGACGGCGGCCTCATCGGCGTCATGGGGTCGGCACGCGATATCAGCGAGATGCGCCGGCAGCGGCTTGCCTGCAAACAGATGGCGTGGGAGATCGACCAGTGGAAGGAGTTCGTCACCACCATGTCCCATGAGCTGCGCACGCCGTTGCAGCCGCTCATCGGCTACCTCCAGTTGGTCGTCGATGACCCCGGACACTACGGTCTTGCAGGGGAGACGGAGAAGTTCCTTGCGACCTGCCTCGAGTGCGCCCGGCAGGAGCAGGCGGTGGTGGAGAGGATGGTCGAGTTGAGCCTGCTTGCGATGGACCACGTGGAACTGACCATCCAAGATGTACCCCTCCGGCGACTCATCGACTCGGTCGTCGCCGACGGCGGCTACGGCCGAGAGGCCCAGGTTGAGAACAAAGTGCCGGAGGATGCCCATGTGTGGGGAGATCCCGCGCGGCTCAGCCAGGTGGTGGAGAGCCTGGTGTCGAATGCAGTTAAGTATAATGACCCGCCAAAAAAGGTATGGATACGTTACACGGAATCAAATAAGAACCATTATATTATGGTGTGCGATAATGGCATCGGTATCCCTCCGGACGCCGTCGAATCAATCTTCGGGCCGTTCTATATCGGGGGCGCCGAAAAACTGAACCGAAGAGGCGGGCGAATCGGGTTGGGGCTCGCAATCGCGAGAAAGTATGCCCAGTTGCACGGAGGAGAGATAACCGTAACGAGTATGGTGGGCGAGGGGAGCACCTTCACCATCAGAATACCAAGGGAGGTATGA
- a CDS encoding PAS domain S-box protein, giving the protein MHSSITTTPPFPDAAPGEPENGLLLLDSGARIILANRSFCRLISVPDDRNLAGADGIALVRTHLAPLITDTEAAARLLASLQARAALPWFKCRIAAAGGAREVGCSVRAPGDGAVLLLIDDIAKGEKGHGIEEEQKRYRELFDLAPDGYFVCDPSGLILDVNRAGTLLLGRGKESLIGTFCQSHILPECGEAYRDLATRLESGVSEPPLGVEVWVQPATGEPVPVSLSAAAVRNNQGNFAEIRWLARDVSHRKRADAERERLLAENQSLAAVLAEERDLLRTVMEHTNIHLAYLDAEFRFVRVNTAYAEGSGYTKEELIGRKHFDLFPNSENQAIFERVRDTGEEFRIYAKPFVYKNQPERGTTYWDWSLIPVKDAKGDVLGLVFSLADVTERVRAAEEVRVQNKRLGVLNAVITASASAFSLDELLDDTLEAVLDHLKFDLGGIYTLERGARTQAVLRSHRNIPEFSVMQNRTLNVYHRPYNQVFIAGQPWFVEGAEGADARTLDTLADFGVSSLAFIPLIVESSVVGALVLGSTAGREIPPGARRLLEAISRELGAGVLRGMLYDRLEATNREANLYLDILTHDIRNADNVANIYAGLLLDTLEGEPRTYADRLKGSIKKSISILANVATIRKIHELHTELRPISLHAVIREEIGHFPEVSINYDGFSEEVLADDLLPEVFANLIGNAAKHGGPEIEVAITVEDAEEEGMVLVTVADTGPGVPDDAKKTFFSRFEQEKVQGRGQGLGLSICRMLAARYGGRIWVDDRVAGRPEEGAAFRFTLRKADGG; this is encoded by the coding sequence ATGCATTCGTCAATAACAACAACCCCACCCTTTCCTGATGCCGCTCCCGGCGAACCCGAGAACGGCCTGCTCCTACTCGACTCCGGTGCGCGGATCATCTTGGCCAACCGATCGTTTTGCCGTCTCATATCGGTCCCGGACGACCGGAACCTCGCCGGGGCCGACGGAATAGCCCTCGTGCGCACCCATCTTGCACCGCTCATCACCGACACGGAGGCCGCCGCACGACTGCTCGCATCCCTGCAGGCCAGGGCCGCGCTTCCCTGGTTCAAGTGCCGCATCGCCGCCGCCGGCGGCGCCCGGGAGGTGGGGTGCTCGGTCCGGGCTCCGGGCGACGGCGCCGTGCTCCTTCTCATCGACGATATCGCCAAGGGTGAGAAAGGCCACGGGATCGAAGAAGAACAGAAGCGTTACCGGGAACTCTTCGACCTCGCTCCCGACGGCTACTTTGTCTGCGATCCGTCGGGGCTGATCCTCGACGTGAACCGGGCCGGAACCCTCCTCCTCGGCAGAGGTAAGGAGAGCCTGATCGGGACGTTCTGCCAGTCGCACATCCTCCCGGAGTGCGGGGAGGCCTACCGAGACCTCGCCACGCGGCTGGAGAGCGGCGTCTCCGAACCCCCGCTGGGGGTCGAGGTGTGGGTGCAACCGGCGACCGGAGAGCCCGTCCCCGTCTCCCTCTCGGCCGCAGCTGTCCGGAACAACCAGGGGAACTTTGCGGAGATCCGGTGGCTCGCCCGGGATGTCTCACACCGAAAGCGAGCGGATGCGGAACGGGAGCGGTTGCTTGCCGAGAACCAGTCACTGGCCGCCGTCCTTGCTGAGGAGCGCGACCTCCTCCGGACGGTCATGGAGCACACCAACATCCACCTCGCGTACCTCGACGCCGAGTTCCGGTTCGTCCGCGTAAACACGGCCTACGCCGAGGGCTCCGGCTACACGAAGGAAGAACTCATCGGGCGAAAGCACTTCGACCTCTTCCCGAACTCGGAGAACCAAGCGATCTTTGAGCGGGTACGGGACACGGGGGAGGAGTTCAGGATATACGCAAAGCCGTTCGTCTACAAAAACCAGCCCGAACGCGGGACGACCTACTGGGACTGGAGCCTCATACCCGTGAAAGATGCGAAGGGCGACGTCTTGGGGCTGGTCTTCTCGCTTGCCGACGTCACGGAACGGGTACGAGCGGCGGAGGAGGTCCGGGTTCAGAACAAGCGTCTCGGCGTGCTCAACGCGGTCATCACGGCGTCTGCCTCCGCATTCTCTCTGGACGAACTGCTCGACGATACGCTCGAAGCCGTTCTCGACCACCTCAAGTTCGACCTCGGCGGGATATATACGCTGGAGAGGGGGGCTAGGACGCAGGCCGTCCTCCGCTCCCACCGGAATATCCCCGAATTCTCCGTGATGCAGAACCGGACCCTCAACGTTTACCACCGGCCATACAACCAGGTCTTCATCGCCGGCCAACCATGGTTCGTCGAGGGTGCGGAGGGGGCCGACGCCCGCACCTTGGACACGCTGGCCGACTTCGGCGTCTCCTCCCTTGCGTTCATACCGCTCATCGTCGAGTCCTCGGTTGTCGGGGCGCTCGTGCTCGGGAGCACCGCCGGCCGAGAGATACCACCCGGAGCCCGGCGGCTCCTCGAGGCGATCAGCCGCGAACTTGGGGCCGGGGTGCTCCGAGGGATGCTGTATGACCGCCTCGAAGCCACCAACCGGGAGGCAAACCTCTACCTCGACATCCTTACGCACGACATCCGAAACGCCGACAACGTCGCAAACATCTACGCCGGTCTGCTCCTTGACACCCTCGAGGGAGAGCCCCGGACCTATGCCGACAGGCTGAAAGGCAGCATCAAAAAGAGCATCAGCATCCTCGCAAACGTCGCTACTATCCGGAAGATCCATGAGCTGCACACGGAACTCCGGCCCATCTCCCTCCACGCCGTGATCCGGGAGGAGATCGGCCACTTCCCCGAGGTCAGCATCAACTACGACGGGTTTTCTGAGGAAGTCCTCGCCGACGACCTCCTCCCGGAGGTCTTTGCGAACTTGATCGGGAACGCCGCAAAACACGGCGGCCCGGAGATCGAGGTCGCCATAACGGTTGAGGATGCAGAAGAAGAGGGGATGGTCCTCGTCACCGTCGCCGATACCGGCCCGGGGGTCCCGGACGACGCGAAGAAGACGTTCTTCTCCCGCTTCGAGCAGGAGAAGGTTCAAGGCAGGGGTCAGGGCCTCGGCCTCTCGATCTGCCGGATGCTCGCGGCCCGTTACGGCGGCAGGATCTGGGTCGACGACCGCGTAGCGGGCCGCCCGGAGGAGGGGGCGGCGTTTCGGTTCACCCTCCGGAAGGCCGACGGGGGCTAG
- a CDS encoding glycosyltransferase, protein MIVTDLPGYPSLKEYRQIVGAEQFSAIEELAERLSGIRLQEINSTRYGGGVAEILMSYVPFLKALGIETVWSVMEAGPEFFDVTKTLHNFLQGRDGFSPSMIETYWEAQRQNEGLIEDDCDVVTIHDPQPLGLIEFLTSRELAEKRLIWRCHVQLETVPTETVGSIGNLMRRLVEKYHASIFSSFQYLPLWSVPSFIIPPFIDPLSEKNRDLPAAEIDATLEKYGIDPEKPIVTQVSRYDVFKDPVGVIQAFKRVRRKTPCQLVLVGGRACDDPECYLVLRDVRETAEDDPDIHVLDLPPDSHREINALQRASDVIVQKSIKEGFGLTVTEGLWKGKPVVGGNVGGIPLQIRDGWNGYLVSTVQETADRILHLLRHPEKAEEMGRRGKEFVREYYLLPRGVQDHLTVVDQLVNGRITARDSVICYHPQVVTTRMATGTAQY, encoded by the coding sequence ATGATCGTTACAGACCTTCCGGGCTATCCGTCCCTCAAGGAGTATCGGCAGATTGTGGGAGCAGAGCAGTTCTCGGCCATCGAGGAACTTGCCGAGCGCCTTTCGGGCATAAGGCTTCAGGAGATCAACTCGACCCGCTACGGCGGCGGCGTCGCGGAGATCCTGATGTCGTACGTTCCTTTTCTCAAGGCGCTCGGGATTGAGACGGTATGGAGCGTCATGGAGGCCGGGCCCGAGTTCTTCGACGTCACAAAGACGCTCCACAACTTCCTCCAAGGCCGAGACGGGTTCTCACCGTCGATGATCGAGACCTACTGGGAGGCCCAGCGGCAGAACGAAGGCCTGATCGAGGACGATTGCGACGTCGTGACCATTCACGACCCCCAGCCGCTCGGCCTCATCGAGTTTCTGACGAGCAGAGAACTTGCCGAGAAGAGGCTGATCTGGCGGTGTCACGTCCAACTGGAGACCGTGCCCACCGAGACCGTGGGGAGTATCGGGAATCTCATGCGGCGGTTGGTCGAGAAGTACCACGCAAGCATATTCTCCAGTTTCCAGTATCTTCCCCTCTGGAGCGTGCCGAGTTTCATCATCCCGCCGTTCATCGACCCCCTCTCGGAGAAGAACCGCGACCTCCCCGCGGCCGAGATCGACGCGACGTTGGAGAAGTACGGCATCGACCCGGAAAAGCCGATCGTCACCCAAGTCTCTCGATACGATGTCTTCAAGGACCCGGTCGGGGTCATCCAAGCGTTCAAGAGGGTCCGCCGGAAGACCCCCTGCCAGCTCGTGCTCGTCGGCGGGCGGGCGTGCGACGACCCGGAATGCTACCTCGTCCTGCGCGACGTCCGCGAGACCGCCGAGGACGACCCCGACATCCATGTGCTCGACCTCCCGCCGGACAGCCACCGGGAGATCAACGCACTCCAGCGGGCCTCGGACGTGATCGTCCAGAAGTCCATCAAAGAGGGGTTCGGGCTGACGGTCACCGAAGGGCTCTGGAAGGGGAAACCCGTCGTCGGCGGAAACGTCGGCGGCATACCGCTCCAGATCCGAGACGGGTGGAACGGCTATCTGGTCTCGACGGTCCAAGAGACCGCCGACCGGATCCTGCACCTCCTCCGGCACCCTGAGAAGGCCGAAGAGATGGGAAGGCGGGGCAAGGAGTTCGTGCGGGAGTATTACCTGCTCCCCCGAGGCGTGCAGGACCACCTTACGGTCGTCGACCAACTGGTCAACGGCAGAATCACCGCACGCGACAGCGTCATCTGCTACCACCCGCAGGTGGTGACGACACGGATGGCCACGGGCACGGCGCAGTACTGA